From a region of the Mycobacteroides saopaulense genome:
- a CDS encoding putative glycolipid-binding domain-containing protein: MLTWRAHDASRMESTRVQLSGRRIRAHGRFVAGASDAHPAFSASYDLVTDETGSTNRLSLSTTVAERERQLSIARDEEGMWTVQNHEGAKRSAFDGALDVDVVFSPFFNALPIRRTGLYQQEGSAVLPVVYVTLPDLVVSPATISYRNDGKGIKVVSPVADTTVTVDDEGFLLEYPGLAIRI, from the coding sequence GTGCTGACCTGGCGCGCCCATGACGCCTCGCGCATGGAGTCGACGCGGGTCCAACTATCGGGCCGGCGCATCCGTGCGCACGGCCGTTTTGTGGCCGGCGCCTCCGATGCGCACCCGGCGTTCAGCGCCTCCTACGACCTGGTGACCGACGAGACCGGCTCCACGAACCGGTTGTCGCTGTCCACCACCGTCGCCGAGCGGGAACGGCAGCTGTCGATCGCCCGCGACGAAGAGGGCATGTGGACGGTACAGAACCACGAGGGCGCGAAGCGCTCCGCATTCGACGGTGCGCTGGACGTCGACGTGGTCTTCAGCCCCTTCTTCAATGCGCTGCCGATCCGCCGGACCGGCCTGTATCAGCAGGAAGGCAGCGCGGTGCTGCCCGTGGTCTACGTAACCCTGCCGGATCTGGTGGTCAGCCCCGCCACCATCAGCTACCGCAATGACGGCAAGGGCATCAAGGTGGTCTCGCCGGTCGCCGATACCACGGTCACCGTCGACGACGAGGGATTCCTGCTGGAATACCCCGGGCTGGCCATCCGGATCTAG
- a CDS encoding prephenate dehydrogenase, whose protein sequence is MNAAEHDHQRPPICVLGLGLIGGSLVRAASAAGRHVWGYNRSADGADAARAAGFDATTDLDLALRRARNAQALIVLAVPVPALPALLTRIAELAPECPLTDVTSVKSAVLQEVSEHGLAQRFVGGHPMTGTTESGWDAGDAKLFRDATWVVSVDDDVDPQVFAQVARLALDCGSVVVPARSDEHDAAAAAISHLPHLLAEALAVTADGVPLAYSLAAGSFRDGTRVAATDPSLVRAMCESNPHGVLPALEEAMTLLAATWNTLNAENSVELLVEAGYAARQRYEAHERFDITGISRQDADWREQLAEAGRQGGVLRMVP, encoded by the coding sequence GTGAACGCCGCCGAACACGACCACCAACGCCCTCCGATCTGCGTACTTGGCCTCGGACTCATCGGCGGCTCCCTCGTTCGCGCGGCCAGCGCGGCGGGCCGACACGTCTGGGGATACAACCGCTCGGCCGACGGCGCCGACGCCGCCAGGGCTGCCGGTTTCGATGCCACCACCGATCTGGATCTGGCACTGCGGCGTGCCCGTAACGCGCAGGCACTCATCGTGCTGGCGGTGCCGGTCCCAGCCCTGCCCGCGCTGCTCACCCGCATCGCGGAGCTGGCCCCGGAGTGCCCGCTCACCGACGTCACCAGCGTGAAATCCGCTGTACTGCAGGAAGTATCCGAGCACGGCCTGGCACAGCGATTCGTCGGCGGCCATCCCATGACGGGGACAACGGAATCGGGCTGGGACGCAGGAGACGCGAAGCTCTTCCGCGATGCGACCTGGGTGGTCAGCGTCGACGACGACGTCGACCCGCAGGTGTTCGCACAGGTGGCCCGGCTGGCTCTGGACTGCGGATCCGTCGTGGTTCCGGCGCGCTCAGATGAGCACGACGCGGCCGCGGCAGCCATCTCGCACCTGCCACATCTGCTTGCCGAGGCTCTCGCCGTGACCGCCGACGGAGTTCCGCTGGCCTACTCGCTGGCTGCCGGGTCGTTCCGGGACGGCACCCGGGTTGCCGCCACCGATCCCTCACTGGTGCGCGCGATGTGCGAGTCGAACCCGCACGGGGTGCTGCCGGCCCTGGAAGAGGCCATGACCCTGCTGGCAGCGACGTGGAACACCCTCAATGCCGAGAACTCGGTGGAGCTGCTGGTGGAGGCCGGTTACGCCGCGCGCCAGCGGTACGAGGCACACGAACGGTTCGACATCACAGGCATCAGCCGCCAGGACGCCGATTGGCGTGAACAGCTGGCCGAGGCGGGCCGCCAGGGCGGCGTACTGCGGATGGTGCCCTAG
- a CDS encoding tRNA adenosine deaminase-associated protein, which yields MDAQRAKAVGPSAESLEGFGVAVVREEGRWRLTSLKATALTDLAAAETELRELRSAGAVFGLLDVDEEFFIIIRPAPSGTHLLISDATAAIDYDIAAEVLDRLNVPVPELDSDELDEVDPWEEGDLGLLSDIGLPEPVLSVILSETDLYPDEQLGMIAARMGFADEFGAVLDKLDR from the coding sequence ATGGATGCACAGCGCGCAAAGGCCGTAGGGCCCAGTGCCGAGAGCCTTGAGGGCTTCGGTGTGGCCGTCGTGCGCGAAGAAGGCCGCTGGCGGTTGACATCGCTGAAGGCAACGGCACTCACCGATTTGGCCGCGGCCGAAACCGAGCTGCGTGAATTGCGCAGCGCCGGTGCGGTCTTCGGCCTGTTGGATGTTGACGAGGAATTCTTCATCATCATCCGGCCGGCGCCTTCGGGAACGCACCTGCTGATTTCCGACGCGACGGCGGCCATCGACTACGACATCGCCGCCGAGGTGTTGGACCGGCTGAATGTCCCTGTCCCGGAGCTCGATTCCGATGAGCTCGACGAGGTCGATCCGTGGGAGGAAGGCGATCTGGGCCTGCTCTCCGACATCGGTCTACCGGAGCCGGTGCTGAGCGTGATCCTCAGTGAGACCGACCTCTACCCCGATGAGCAGCTCGGCATGATCGCGGCCAGGATGGGCTTCGCCGACGAGTTCGGTGCGGTGCTCGACAAGCTGGATCGGTGA
- a CDS encoding nucleoside deaminase produces MSFPDDEALIRAALEAAGDAGVDDVPIGAVIFAADGTELARAANARERLGDPTAHAEVLALREAAAKHGDGWRLEGATLAVTVEPCTMCAGALVLARVGRVVFGAWEPKTGAVGSLWDVVRDRRQAHRPEVRGGVLEQECAALLEEFFAAKR; encoded by the coding sequence GTGAGTTTCCCGGACGACGAGGCGCTGATTCGCGCGGCACTCGAGGCTGCCGGGGATGCCGGTGTGGACGATGTGCCGATCGGCGCGGTGATTTTCGCCGCAGACGGAACCGAACTGGCCCGCGCCGCCAATGCGCGTGAGCGCCTTGGTGATCCGACCGCGCATGCCGAGGTTCTCGCGCTGCGAGAGGCCGCCGCGAAACATGGCGACGGCTGGCGGCTGGAGGGTGCGACGCTCGCAGTGACCGTGGAGCCGTGCACCATGTGCGCCGGAGCATTGGTTCTGGCGCGGGTAGGCCGGGTGGTGTTCGGGGCCTGGGAGCCCAAAACCGGTGCCGTGGGCTCGCTGTGGGATGTGGTGCGGGACCGGCGTCAGGCACACCGCCCGGAGGTGCGCGGCGGCGTGCTTGAGCAGGAGTGCGCGGCGCTGCTCGAAGAATTCTTCGCGGCGAAAAGGTAG